One Nodosilinea sp. FACHB-141 DNA segment encodes these proteins:
- a CDS encoding FecR family protein, whose translation MQHVLRGIALALRGRSLTVALKGQSLTIALAIAGGIALAGCDSQSDPFRNRASTPETPVEPAQESQPATGSEGQTEAIATIQAIVANPVSVTLGQGEPEPAQINQTMAYGDQIRTADQALAEVGLVNGAMFRIGGNAALTLQPSQLRLDAGQMITWVEGALAEPIEIVTPAGIAGIRGTTVFVNIEDDPNAPVEIFSWEGEVAFRLADSENEVVLTSGEQLFIYPGERDIEALSQQVQPLDRAAAQERLEGSPLINGFSSPLPTRPEIEATVDAL comes from the coding sequence ATGCAACATGTTTTAAGAGGAATCGCGTTGGCCCTGCGGGGCCGCTCTTTAACCGTCGCCCTTAAGGGGCAATCTTTAACCATTGCCTTGGCAATTGCAGGGGGCATAGCCCTAGCAGGCTGCGATTCGCAGAGCGATCCGTTCCGGAATCGCGCCTCCACCCCTGAGACGCCGGTTGAGCCAGCCCAAGAATCACAACCGGCAACCGGCTCGGAGGGGCAAACTGAGGCGATCGCCACCATTCAAGCCATTGTCGCCAACCCCGTATCGGTCACCCTAGGACAGGGAGAGCCTGAGCCAGCTCAGATTAACCAGACCATGGCCTACGGCGACCAAATTCGCACCGCCGATCAGGCTCTAGCTGAGGTGGGCTTAGTCAACGGAGCAATGTTTCGCATCGGCGGCAATGCGGCCCTTACCCTGCAACCCAGCCAGCTCCGGCTCGATGCCGGACAAATGATTACCTGGGTTGAAGGCGCACTAGCAGAGCCCATAGAAATTGTTACCCCGGCAGGCATTGCCGGTATTCGAGGCACCACGGTGTTTGTCAACATTGAAGATGATCCCAATGCCCCGGTCGAAATTTTTTCGTGGGAAGGGGAGGTGGCCTTTCGGCTCGCTGACAGCGAGAACGAGGTAGTTTTAACCAGTGGCGAGCAGCTGTTTATATACCCAGGCGAGCGAGACATCGAGGCGCTGAGTCAGCAAGTGCAGCCCCTCGATCGGGCCGCAGCGCAGGAGCGTTTGGAGGGAAGCCCGCTGATTAACGGTTTCAGCAGCCCGCTACCGACCCGACCTGAGATCGAAGCCACCGTTGATGCTTTGTAA
- a CDS encoding alpha/beta hydrolase, whose amino-acid sequence MSASLLFIQKLKNSDKFPGYFVASTAPHNVEDDPLDYSTSSNTPISATPESHVEEMASYLKEHKGNAEILVVIHGYNTNKDSVKEWFDSIQEHIALHHPRRSKGFVLIGYRWPSEQIVPSELTKSGQNKLKVLSRQLKNYRNALPFVPGLLLLVGFIGLLISLVSWFFGLFSTAAQIPGTVLSLIVAGLATAVALLFFAPIFTIILLRFVVYFRDNYRANNFGTPDLVELMRQIDNTLTKDVPESEKDWGKSRIKLSFIGHSMGGFVVTNTVRILSDVFDSRSVGTMSTADPQKKPSPAVGNVFCLSRLVLVSPDIPAETIISGRANFLQSSLRRFEEAYLFSNEGDMALRLASTAANYFSYPSRTQDGGYRLGNVTVRSSGIEIKEESKEQFEDYGILARLPNGLLVKLQDTLTSQGHVQSAICGGQLAKVEGNAIANLQGEMLTYSEQGETAPLYEVLHDFLEPYNLQASKIDCLQQGQIVKLPSGEVVSLQNKANSYWYFEAVQENHLCRVQGDKLFDFDDDQFVIFERGHIAKIKGEKLEILDKAEDQSWASAYGEPLKVSGDQLTVFKDGKFVKYQHQEEIAGEPLAIGGRVSITWRFPLDYLYIRDKTPLSERQRSVALAPGETPIGELFSFFDCTDYIEPNADRKLVGVLSHAKRKKSLSIGDYFALTKDYFSGRIDTHGGYFNNLDQQRPYKPEAISSKFVIYGLACVGFEKLLDELGEQTAVQQDPHLTTLYAQTLSDLTEQSPNSSAEQRRRIALTQVLSSICQKKQIQVLLSRKCYEENVLGLE is encoded by the coding sequence ATGAGTGCATCGTTACTTTTCATTCAGAAGCTTAAGAATTCAGACAAATTTCCAGGTTATTTTGTAGCCAGTACCGCCCCCCACAACGTCGAAGACGACCCCCTCGATTACAGCACCTCATCCAACACCCCTATCTCTGCAACTCCCGAATCCCATGTTGAAGAGATGGCCAGCTATCTCAAAGAACACAAGGGCAATGCAGAAATCCTGGTTGTGATCCACGGCTATAACACCAACAAAGACTCCGTCAAAGAATGGTTTGATAGCATTCAAGAACACATTGCCCTCCACCACCCACGCCGATCTAAAGGCTTTGTGTTAATTGGCTATCGCTGGCCCTCCGAGCAGATTGTCCCCAGCGAGTTAACAAAATCAGGACAGAACAAACTAAAGGTCTTAAGCAGACAGCTAAAAAACTATAGAAACGCATTGCCTTTTGTGCCTGGACTGCTGCTTTTAGTGGGCTTTATAGGGTTGCTAATCAGCTTAGTATCCTGGTTTTTTGGTCTTTTTTCAACTGCTGCTCAGATTCCGGGTACAGTTCTATCTTTGATTGTTGCTGGCTTAGCAACGGCTGTTGCACTCTTATTCTTTGCGCCTATATTCACCATTATCCTGCTGCGGTTCGTTGTTTACTTTCGAGACAACTATCGGGCTAACAACTTTGGCACTCCAGACCTTGTAGAGCTGATGCGCCAAATTGACAATACCCTAACCAAAGATGTCCCCGAGTCAGAAAAAGACTGGGGCAAAAGCCGCATCAAGCTATCATTTATTGGCCACAGCATGGGGGGCTTTGTGGTCACCAATACCGTGCGAATTCTTTCGGATGTATTTGACTCAAGATCTGTCGGCACTATGAGCACAGCCGATCCCCAGAAAAAACCCTCGCCCGCTGTTGGCAATGTGTTTTGCCTCAGCCGTTTGGTACTAGTTTCACCGGATATTCCTGCCGAAACCATTATCTCTGGAAGGGCTAATTTTCTTCAGTCCTCCCTACGTCGATTTGAAGAGGCCTATCTGTTTAGTAATGAAGGCGATATGGCACTGCGTTTGGCCTCTACAGCGGCCAACTATTTTAGCTATCCCTCAAGAACTCAAGACGGCGGCTATCGCCTCGGCAATGTTACCGTTAGAAGCTCTGGAATAGAGATAAAAGAAGAGAGCAAAGAACAGTTTGAAGACTACGGCATTCTAGCGAGACTTCCTAATGGACTGTTAGTTAAACTACAGGATACGCTGACCAGCCAAGGGCACGTACAAAGCGCTATCTGTGGCGGACAGCTAGCAAAAGTTGAGGGCAACGCGATCGCCAACCTGCAAGGCGAGATGCTCACTTACTCTGAGCAAGGGGAAACGGCTCCTCTCTACGAGGTGCTGCACGATTTTCTTGAGCCCTACAATCTTCAAGCTAGCAAGATCGACTGTTTGCAGCAGGGGCAGATCGTTAAGCTCCCCAGTGGAGAGGTTGTTTCACTTCAAAACAAAGCTAATAGCTACTGGTATTTTGAAGCAGTTCAAGAAAATCATCTTTGCCGAGTTCAAGGTGACAAATTATTTGATTTTGACGACGATCAGTTCGTCATATTTGAGCGTGGGCATATCGCCAAAATCAAAGGCGAAAAACTAGAAATTCTTGACAAAGCCGAGGATCAATCCTGGGCCTCAGCCTATGGAGAACCCCTCAAGGTAAGCGGTGATCAGCTTACTGTGTTTAAAGACGGGAAATTTGTCAAATACCAACACCAAGAGGAGATTGCTGGAGAACCCCTAGCTATTGGGGGCAGGGTCTCTATCACCTGGCGTTTTCCCCTTGACTACCTCTACATCCGTGATAAAACTCCGCTATCTGAGCGTCAAAGAAGTGTTGCTCTAGCGCCTGGAGAGACCCCCATCGGTGAGCTGTTTAGCTTCTTTGACTGCACAGACTACATTGAGCCCAACGCAGATAGAAAACTCGTCGGCGTACTCAGCCACGCAAAACGGAAAAAATCTTTGAGCATTGGAGACTACTTTGCGTTGACCAAAGACTACTTTAGCGGACGCATTGATACCCACGGTGGATACTTCAATAACCTTGATCAACAGCGTCCCTACAAACCTGAGGCGATCTCCTCTAAGTTTGTTATCTATGGATTGGCCTGCGTGGGGTTTGAGAAGCTTTTAGATGAGCTGGGTGAGCAAACCGCCGTCCAGCAAGATCCGCATCTGACTACTCTCTACGCCCAGACTTTGAGTGATTTGACAGAGCAGAGCCCCAACTCCTCAGCAGAACAACGCAGGAGAATTGCCCTAACTCAAGTGCTGTCTAGCATTTGTCAGAAAAAGCAAATCCAAGTGCTGCTATCGAGAAAATGCTATGAGGAAAACGTTTTGGGGCTTGAATGA
- a CDS encoding glutathione S-transferase family protein, translated as MALGRLINGKWSTEWTERSESGEFQRMPTLFHDWVTADGSSGFKAEPGRYHLYVSLGCPWAHRTVLLRSLKGLQGAIGLSIVDPVISDQGWKFSQRFSSIPDSLYGAEYLWQLYTRAKASYTGRVTVPVLWDTQTQTIVNNESRQIIQMLNSAFNDFAEFPRRDFYPNALRPQIDAAMDAIYQPINNGVYRSGFAASQAAYNDAVTELFEALDHWEEVLGQQRYLVGDQITLADWCMFTTLFRFDLAYYGLFKTNLKRLVDYPNLWGYCRELYQRPGVAEWCSAEHVKQLYYAGLPELNPSGIVPAGPAIDYGQPRDRDRI; from the coding sequence ATGGCACTCGGCAGATTGATCAACGGCAAATGGTCCACAGAATGGACAGAGCGCAGCGAATCGGGCGAATTTCAGCGCATGCCGACCCTGTTTCACGACTGGGTCACGGCGGATGGCTCTAGCGGCTTTAAGGCCGAGCCGGGGCGCTACCACTTATATGTATCGCTGGGCTGTCCCTGGGCGCACCGTACGGTGCTACTGCGATCACTCAAAGGGCTGCAAGGGGCGATCGGCCTCTCCATCGTTGACCCAGTGATCAGCGACCAGGGCTGGAAATTCTCACAGCGCTTCAGCAGCATTCCCGACAGCCTCTACGGGGCGGAATACCTATGGCAGCTATACACCCGCGCCAAGGCCAGCTACACCGGACGCGTCACCGTGCCCGTTCTGTGGGATACGCAGACCCAAACCATTGTCAACAACGAGTCGCGCCAAATCATTCAAATGCTGAACTCGGCATTCAACGATTTTGCGGAGTTTCCCAGGCGCGACTTCTACCCCAATGCGCTGCGGCCCCAAATCGACGCAGCGATGGATGCCATCTACCAGCCAATCAACAACGGCGTGTACCGCAGCGGCTTTGCGGCTTCCCAAGCGGCCTACAATGACGCGGTGACGGAACTGTTCGAAGCGCTGGATCACTGGGAGGAGGTGCTAGGGCAGCAGCGTTACCTAGTGGGTGACCAGATCACCCTGGCCGACTGGTGTATGTTCACCACCCTGTTTCGCTTTGATTTGGCCTACTACGGGCTGTTTAAAACTAACCTTAAACGCCTGGTGGACTACCCCAATCTATGGGGCTACTGCCGTGAGCTCTACCAGCGGCCGGGGGTGGCCGAGTGGTGCAGCGCGGAGCATGTCAAGCAGCTCTACTACGCGGGGCTGCCCGAGCTTAACCCTAGCGGCATTGTGCCTGCTGGGCCAGCAATTGATTACGGGCAGCCCCGCGATCGCGATCGAATTTAG
- a CDS encoding SDR family oxidoreductase, which translates to MSFDINGKVAFVTGANRGIGKAIAASLLQHGATKVYAAVRNLDSAAPLVATYGDRVVPLRFDLAQPETIAEAAQIATDVALVVNNAGVLRNAGPLAGDAIAALQYEIDMNVFGLMRMAQAFAPVLKANGGGAFVQLNSVASLKSFADFATYAASKATAYSITQALREVLGAQGTAVVSVHPGPIATDMANSAGLGEIAESPALVGEGIVMALKDGKFHLFPDTMAKQVGAAYASFATNVVEASLVEG; encoded by the coding sequence ATGTCTTTTGATATCAACGGCAAAGTAGCTTTCGTCACTGGTGCCAACCGCGGCATTGGTAAAGCGATCGCAGCATCTCTCCTCCAGCACGGGGCCACCAAAGTCTACGCCGCGGTGCGGAACCTCGATTCCGCCGCTCCTTTAGTGGCAACCTATGGCGATCGCGTCGTTCCCCTACGCTTTGATTTGGCCCAGCCCGAGACCATTGCCGAGGCCGCCCAAATCGCCACCGATGTAGCGCTGGTGGTCAACAATGCCGGGGTGCTGCGCAATGCCGGGCCGCTGGCTGGAGATGCGATCGCGGCGCTGCAGTACGAGATTGACATGAACGTGTTTGGCCTGATGCGGATGGCCCAGGCCTTTGCCCCGGTCCTCAAAGCCAATGGCGGTGGTGCCTTTGTGCAGCTCAACTCGGTAGCCTCGCTCAAGAGCTTTGCTGACTTTGCTACCTATGCAGCCTCAAAGGCGACGGCCTACTCGATCACCCAGGCGCTGCGGGAGGTGCTGGGCGCTCAGGGCACTGCCGTGGTCAGTGTGCACCCCGGCCCCATTGCCACCGATATGGCCAATAGTGCCGGCTTGGGAGAAATCGCTGAGTCACCGGCTCTCGTAGGCGAAGGCATTGTCATGGCGCTAAAGGATGGCAAATTTCACCTCTTCCCCGACACCATGGCCAAGCAAGTTGGCGCTGCCTACGCCAGCTTTGCCACCAACGTGGTCGAGGCCAGCCTGGTGGAAGGCTAA
- a CDS encoding glutathione binding-like protein — protein MIDLYTFTTPNGRKPAILLEELEMPYTIHSVNIGKGEQFAPEFVTISPNSKIPAIVDRDTDLAIFESGAILIYLAEKAGKLLPTETGERIKAIEWLMFQMASVGPMFGQFGHFRNFAPEKLPYAINRYEKETLRLLGVMEGQLAKTPFLAGDYSIADIATYPWVAAAQSPYMELSFDEFPHVQRWVEAIAARPAVKAGMDVLQPTFESQVGTVA, from the coding sequence ATGATTGACCTGTACACCTTTACGACTCCCAACGGTCGCAAGCCCGCTATTCTGCTTGAAGAGTTGGAGATGCCTTACACCATTCACTCGGTCAACATCGGCAAGGGCGAGCAGTTTGCCCCCGAGTTTGTGACCATTAGCCCCAACAGCAAAATTCCGGCCATTGTCGATCGTGACACCGACTTGGCGATCTTTGAGTCGGGGGCCATTTTGATTTACCTGGCGGAAAAAGCGGGTAAGCTGCTGCCTACAGAAACCGGGGAGCGCATCAAGGCGATCGAGTGGCTGATGTTTCAAATGGCGAGCGTTGGCCCCATGTTTGGCCAATTTGGCCACTTTCGCAACTTTGCTCCAGAAAAGCTGCCCTACGCCATCAACCGCTACGAGAAAGAAACCCTGCGGCTGCTGGGCGTGATGGAAGGGCAGCTGGCTAAAACCCCCTTTCTAGCGGGCGACTACTCCATTGCCGATATCGCCACCTATCCCTGGGTAGCGGCGGCTCAGAGCCCCTACATGGAGCTGTCCTTCGATGAGTTCCCCCATGTGCAGCGCTGGGTTGAGGCGATCGCGGCGCGTCCGGCCGTGAAAGCTGGCATGGATGTGTTGCAGCCAACCTTTGAGAGCCAGGTTGGCACCGTGGCCTAA
- a CDS encoding class III extradiol ring-cleavage dioxygenase yields the protein MASLPSLFVTHGAPDLPLRAGPTQDFLRSLLQTMPRPKAILAISAHWLTAQPTVSAAEQPKTIYDFGGFSQALYELNYPAPGSPKLAEQVISRLTEAGFSTRVDCDRGFDHGVWTPLLLAAPKATIPVVQLSLQPHETPLYHYQLGKALAPLRDEGVLIFASGAATHNLGAFDGNYDAPPPAWAVAFDDWLAEAITQAGRSSTNAANDIQALLDYRQHAPYAAKNHPSEEHLLPLFVALGAGGPGKQIHHGFTYGAFSMAAYQFN from the coding sequence ATGGCTTCCCTACCCAGTTTATTTGTCACTCACGGGGCACCCGATTTGCCCCTGCGCGCTGGCCCGACCCAAGACTTTCTGCGATCGCTCTTGCAGACCATGCCGAGGCCAAAGGCTATCTTGGCGATCTCGGCCCACTGGCTCACGGCGCAGCCCACCGTTAGCGCTGCCGAGCAGCCCAAGACAATCTACGACTTCGGCGGTTTTTCCCAGGCGCTCTACGAGTTGAATTACCCCGCCCCAGGCAGTCCAAAGCTGGCAGAGCAGGTGATATCTAGACTCACTGAGGCCGGGTTTTCGACCCGTGTAGATTGCGATCGCGGCTTCGACCACGGCGTTTGGACGCCGCTGCTTCTGGCAGCCCCAAAGGCCACCATCCCCGTCGTGCAGCTCTCTTTGCAACCCCACGAAACGCCGCTGTACCACTACCAACTCGGCAAAGCCCTCGCCCCCCTGCGCGATGAAGGCGTACTGATTTTTGCCAGCGGTGCCGCCACCCACAACCTAGGGGCCTTTGACGGCAACTACGATGCCCCACCGCCCGCTTGGGCCGTAGCCTTTGATGACTGGCTGGCAGAGGCGATTACCCAGGCGGGTAGGTCTTCAACCAACGCCGCCAACGATATCCAAGCCCTGCTCGACTACCGTCAGCACGCCCCCTACGCCGCCAAAAACCACCCCAGCGAAGAGCACCTGCTGCCCCTGTTCGTGGCCCTCGGCGCTGGCGGCCCCGGCAAACAAATTCATCACGGCTTCACCTACGGAGCCTTCAGCATGGCCGCCTACCAATTCAATTAG
- a CDS encoding TetR/AcrR family transcriptional regulator codes for MARSSASRPCARNRIMAAASELFYKEGVHSVGIDRIIAESGVAKMSLYNHFKSKDALIAAWLDEQHHSWRECFQNAIARHAAASGESPLLAIFDVLQEGIEKPNFRGCAFINSAVELVDAEHPGYQITLAHEQAVADYILNLVKEANLPNPEALAQQLLILIQGATVVAMMHGCPNAASQAKAAATTLIKAAAQG; via the coding sequence ATGGCTCGCTCATCTGCTTCGCGCCCTTGCGCCCGCAATCGCATTATGGCGGCGGCCTCTGAGCTGTTCTACAAAGAGGGCGTTCACAGCGTCGGCATCGATCGCATCATTGCCGAGTCGGGGGTGGCTAAAATGTCGCTCTACAACCACTTCAAGTCAAAAGATGCCCTGATTGCCGCTTGGCTCGATGAGCAGCACCACAGCTGGCGTGAGTGCTTCCAAAACGCGATCGCTCGCCACGCTGCTGCCTCTGGCGAATCACCACTGCTGGCTATTTTTGACGTCTTGCAGGAGGGAATTGAGAAACCCAACTTTCGCGGCTGCGCCTTTATCAACTCAGCGGTAGAACTGGTCGATGCCGAGCATCCTGGCTACCAGATTACCCTCGCCCACGAGCAGGCCGTCGCCGACTACATTCTCAACCTGGTCAAAGAAGCTAACCTGCCCAACCCCGAAGCTCTAGCCCAGCAGCTGCTGATTTTGATCCAAGGAGCTACCGTCGTCGCCATGATGCACGGCTGCCCCAATGCCGCTAGCCAGGCCAAAGCCGCCGCGACCACTTTAATCAAGGCCGCAGCCCAAGGCTAA
- a CDS encoding TlyA family RNA methyltransferase, translated as MAKQRLDALLVDRGLCESRQQAQRLIRAGEVQVNHAVVDKPGTAFAEDVELLVKSRSPFVSRGGEKLAKALSEFPIEPKGRIALDGGISTGGFTDCLLQAGAEQVYGIDVGYGQVAWALRQDPRVMLRERTNLRHLTPEQLYGENAPRPDLGVMDVSFISLTKVLPAFWALLVPPREVVLLVKPQFEVGRDRVGKKGVVRDAGDQADAIASVLASAQSLGWTYQGLTWSPLLGPAGNIEYLLWLSQPQTEESCPVPSLDDLKTLAINARLSLEN; from the coding sequence ATGGCCAAACAGCGTCTAGATGCCCTGCTGGTAGATCGGGGCTTGTGCGAATCGCGGCAGCAGGCCCAGCGGTTAATTAGAGCTGGGGAGGTGCAGGTGAACCACGCCGTTGTGGATAAACCGGGCACGGCCTTTGCTGAGGATGTGGAATTGCTGGTGAAGTCGCGATCGCCCTTTGTCTCGCGCGGCGGCGAAAAGCTGGCCAAAGCCCTGAGCGAATTCCCGATCGAGCCCAAGGGAAGGATTGCGTTGGATGGGGGGATTTCGACCGGCGGCTTTACCGACTGTCTGCTGCAAGCCGGGGCCGAGCAGGTCTACGGCATTGATGTGGGCTACGGCCAGGTGGCCTGGGCGCTGCGCCAAGACCCGCGTGTGATGCTGCGGGAGCGCACTAACCTGCGCCACCTTACCCCCGAGCAGCTCTACGGCGAGAATGCTCCTCGCCCTGATCTGGGGGTGATGGATGTGTCGTTTATTTCGCTGACCAAGGTGCTGCCCGCTTTTTGGGCGCTGCTAGTGCCGCCACGCGAGGTGGTGCTGCTGGTGAAGCCGCAGTTTGAGGTGGGCCGCGATCGCGTCGGCAAAAAGGGCGTCGTGCGCGACGCTGGGGATCAGGCCGATGCGATCGCCAGCGTGCTAGCCTCGGCCCAATCCCTCGGGTGGACATACCAAGGGCTCACCTGGTCACCCCTGCTCGGCCCAGCGGGCAACATCGAGTACCTGCTGTGGTTGAGCCAGCCACAGACGGAAGAGAGCTGCCCGGTACCCAGCCTGGATGACCTGAAAACCCTGGCGATCAACGCCCGCCTCAGCCTGGAAAATTAG
- a CDS encoding ACT domain-containing protein gives MVGETNLTRLLSSMQPTLREGEYVFCTVAASSGLDLDPIGFFREDEGVTLILLRHQAEAAGLPYSATFAMITLSVHSSLEAVGFLAAIATKLASHGISVNPVSAFYHDHLFVPVAQAEAAIALLHELAAESDTSSP, from the coding sequence ATGGTCGGCGAAACCAACCTCACGCGGCTGTTATCGTCTATGCAACCCACTCTCCGCGAGGGGGAATATGTGTTTTGCACCGTTGCAGCTTCAAGCGGTCTCGACCTCGACCCCATTGGGTTCTTTAGGGAAGATGAGGGGGTAACGCTGATCTTGCTGCGGCACCAGGCCGAGGCGGCGGGCCTGCCCTACTCAGCCACCTTCGCCATGATTACGCTCTCGGTGCACTCCAGCCTGGAGGCGGTGGGGTTTTTGGCGGCGATCGCCACCAAACTCGCCAGCCATGGCATTAGTGTCAACCCCGTCTCAGCCTTTTACCACGACCACCTGTTTGTGCCCGTGGCTCAGGCTGAAGCCGCGATCGCCCTACTCCACGAGCTTGCAGCAGAAAGCGACACCAGCAGCCCTTAA
- a CDS encoding alpha/beta fold hydrolase, with amino-acid sequence MVAELVSLSLASIEKHTWTWRGYAIAYTVAGEGTPIVLIHGFGASLGHWRKNIPALATAGHRVYAIDLLGFGDSDQPEIPYTLDLWQDLLADFWAEFIRTPAVYVGNSIGGLLTLMMLANHPDKARAGAVLNCAGGLNHRPEELYPPLNWVMGAFTWLVSSPRVGPLVFNQVRRKGRIRNSLKQVYRNSAAITDELIEMIYTPACKPTAQKVFAAIVTAPPGPKPEELLPKIAQPLLVLWGENDPWTPIKGAEVYRRLAEDVARPSLVTFHGIADTGHCPHDERPEVVNPLLLNWLNTLPKG; translated from the coding sequence ATGGTTGCTGAACTGGTTTCCCTCTCGCTGGCGTCAATCGAAAAGCACACCTGGACTTGGCGGGGCTATGCGATCGCCTACACCGTCGCAGGCGAAGGAACACCCATCGTTCTCATCCACGGGTTTGGGGCCTCCCTCGGCCACTGGCGCAAAAACATTCCCGCTCTGGCGACGGCAGGGCACCGGGTTTATGCGATCGATCTGCTGGGGTTTGGCGATTCAGATCAGCCCGAAATACCCTACACCCTCGACCTCTGGCAAGACCTGCTGGCCGACTTCTGGGCTGAGTTCATCCGCACTCCTGCTGTCTACGTCGGCAACTCCATCGGCGGGCTGCTGACCCTGATGATGCTGGCCAATCACCCCGACAAAGCTAGGGCCGGGGCCGTGCTCAACTGCGCCGGGGGCCTCAACCACCGCCCTGAAGAACTCTACCCGCCGCTGAACTGGGTGATGGGAGCTTTTACCTGGCTGGTGAGTTCGCCCCGAGTGGGGCCACTGGTGTTTAACCAGGTGCGCCGCAAGGGTCGCATTCGCAACTCGCTCAAGCAGGTGTACCGCAACTCCGCCGCCATCACCGACGAGCTGATCGAGATGATCTACACCCCCGCCTGCAAACCCACGGCGCAGAAGGTGTTCGCTGCCATTGTCACCGCACCGCCAGGGCCAAAACCCGAGGAACTGCTGCCCAAGATTGCCCAACCGCTCCTGGTGCTCTGGGGTGAAAATGACCCCTGGACGCCCATTAAAGGCGCTGAGGTCTACCGCCGGCTAGCTGAAGATGTAGCTCGCCCCAGCCTAGTTACTTTTCACGGTATTGCCGACACCGGCCACTGCCCCCACGATGAGCGCCCCGAGGTGGTCAATCCGCTGCTGCTAAACTGGCTAAATACACTGCCCAAAGGTTAG
- the cysH gene encoding phosphoadenosine phosphosulfate reductase: MTATLAPTASAERLTALAEGLRSVSPLPAWPGLPSAEATPATSAAIVEWAADAFGPGLVMSTSFGIQAAVMLHLVTEVIPNIPVVWVDTGYLPEETYRFADQLTQRLNLNLKPYQSPLSPAHMEALYGKLWAADSVEALNQYDQIRKVEPMGRALRELGATAWLAGLRSQQTHHRKTLDVVGQQHGIHKILPILHWNSKDVYEYLQAHDLPYHPFFDQGYVTVGDWHSSRPLVASDLDERDTRFQGLKQECGIHLA; encoded by the coding sequence ATGACTGCTACCCTTGCTCCAACTGCCAGCGCAGAACGTTTGACCGCCTTGGCCGAAGGGTTGCGCTCCGTTAGCCCCTTGCCAGCCTGGCCCGGTTTGCCAAGCGCAGAGGCAACTCCTGCAACCTCTGCCGCCATTGTCGAATGGGCCGCCGATGCCTTTGGCCCTGGGCTAGTGATGAGCACTAGCTTTGGTATTCAGGCGGCGGTGATGCTGCACTTGGTCACTGAGGTTATCCCCAATATTCCTGTCGTCTGGGTCGATACAGGCTACCTTCCCGAGGAAACCTACCGCTTTGCTGACCAGCTCACCCAGCGGCTAAATCTGAACCTCAAGCCCTACCAGTCGCCCCTCAGCCCCGCCCACATGGAAGCCCTCTACGGCAAACTGTGGGCCGCAGACAGCGTTGAGGCTCTGAATCAGTACGACCAGATTCGCAAGGTTGAGCCCATGGGGCGGGCACTGCGGGAATTGGGGGCAACGGCCTGGCTGGCGGGGCTGCGATCGCAGCAAACTCACCACCGCAAAACGCTCGATGTGGTGGGTCAACAGCACGGCATTCACAAAATTTTGCCCATCTTGCACTGGAACTCCAAGGATGTTTATGAGTACCTGCAAGCCCACGATCTGCCCTACCACCCGTTCTTTGACCAGGGCTACGTTACCGTCGGTGATTGGCACTCTAGCCGTCCGCTTGTGGCCAGCGATTTAGATGAGCGCGACACCCGATTCCAGGGGCTGAAGCAAGAGTGCGGTATTCACCTAGCGTAG